The stretch of DNA GAGAGAAACCAGCGAATCAACCAAGCGGGTTGGCCCATTCTGCTCAATTTGTCCGCCGCAAGAGAATGCGGCACTGTATCAAATGCTTTGGCGGAGTCAATATAAATGGCATCAATTTGCTGACGCTTTTCCAGAGCGGCGACCAACGAAGAGACATACACCATTAGGTTTGTTGTGGTCGAGCGTTTTCTCAAAAACCCATGCTGGTGCTCGGAAATCATCCGATGTACGTGCGGATAGAGCGAATCATGAATTAGGTTTTCGAAGACTTTAGGCAAGCAACTTAAAAAAGAGATGCCACGGTAGTTTTCGACGTTATGTATACTACCCGCTTGGGAAAATACCCTCCTTCATGGAACGATTGAAGAGGATGGTAGCGGGAATAGTAATTGAGTCGGCACCCGCACCTTTGGTAACAGCTAATCGTTGAAGTTTGTTCAGCACATCATCGTCAGCAATGTTGAAAGGCGTCACGTTCAATTCATAACGAGGCAAACTGTTCAGGTACGCTTCAGACGAAGGTGATCGGTTATTACTTAGCACACTACGAAAGAAAGACGAGAACAAGTTTGCTGAGTCCAGTGGGGTTTCGGCTGCAATTCCATTGTAGAATATATGCTGGGGAACTCTATTTGTCTGGCTTCGATTCCTCACGTATGACCAGAACGATTTGGGATCCTGTTTTATACTTTCTTCTGTGCGCTGAATATAGCTGCTAAAGCATCGCGCATACAAAGAGTTGTATTTGCTCTCTAAGTCACGCAGCTCAACTTTACGCAGTTCACTCCTCGACCGAATTAACGTTTTCTAACTTTGCGAAAACGATTTCGTAGATGCTGCAACTCGTTGTTCCACCAAGGGTGTCTCTTTCCACCGCATCGGCGTCGTTTCTTCAAAGGGACGACATCACGGACTATCGAAAGCACTCGTTGATAAAAAATTGAGGTAGCCTCATCGATGGTGCATTACATACAActttcatgggaacgaagttggaagaaagaatgcataatacatgatttaccttcgcatccgctcgcaaaacatacctcttttatttgttaaattgctcacttgttttcaCTATTTCCACTATttatgtctcaggcgaaaaaaattctgtataaaattgtcgtctaatggtatatattacaACATATATTGTAAGAAttattctgcgtaatatgcatttgaaaaccatTAATAAACGGTACAATTtttgtagagtgacccccctatatagaaatcaaagacgtagtcctacgtcaaaaccgttaatgatcaatgaaaaatacaaatccatacTGGTCAATATTCcaatcaaatacaatcaaaatatgaatgcgGAGCATCACTCTCTACAAAGAGAGATGCTGACCGCGAATGCGCTCATCTTATCGATCAAGCCTCATCGCAACAGTTTCAATTGTTCTCACAGTTTTAAACCAGATCACCCTACAATAATCCCAATGTATGTGCTGCTGTGTTCAACAGTTCAATGTTTAAGTTCGCAAAGTTTACACGCTCGAACCGCGGCTAATTCTGTTTCGAAACAGGTTTTGCTTGATTCGCTGAAGGAAGCCAGCCCAACAGAGATAAAGCATCTTAGAGCAAGAACCCAACAGCGGTGGTTACCAGCTATGACGATTCTCAGTTTAATCTTTTTGCGCGGATGATTCGGAAGTAGAAAACAAGttcggaagtttttttttgcgatttccATTAAAACCACTAGATGTACAAGCCTTATGATGGCATTGCGTGTAGAAGCATCCTATCGATATGGATCGTAGCAGCGCTAATTGCACCCTCAGAACAACAGTTTCAATGTGAGTAGTTGTGTCGTATTTGCAGTGATAAATCGCGTTCCAAGTGAGATTTCCGACGGTTTATGATTTGATAGTGTCAAAAAGTTTCATTTTGAGCGTCTTTTGTGTGATACTGAAACTGCTGATAAAGCTACCGAAATGACCCCGCGGAATGAACTTTGTGATCTAATGATATTGCTCGTCAATGGTTAGTTACAATACATCTGCTCTAAATACTAACGCGCTATGCAAAACGACTATTCAAAGAATCTCGATAAATTCCCTAGAAACAAGCTCATGTGTCGGAGGGGATTCCCAACGTCATCAACCGTTCAACAGCAGGATTGATTTGATTGCCGCCCAACAGGTTGTGTCGGTAAACAAATAAACCAAACGGATAACTTTGCAATGTGATCATTATTTCAAAATAATATCTGTATAATAATTCTCTGACATTCAAAAGTAGCTTGATTCCATGTTTCCCTAAATGTTATCTATTTTCGCGTAAAATAAATGCACCAATGTAATTTTTGTGGCAATTATTTTTGGTCCAGGCTTCCATCCATCTTCTTAGCCTACGATTTAATTCGATCACGCATCGAGTGACACCTGCTGCTAGTCAGTAAGACCGTGAACGCGTTGTTTTCTGTGAGCTGTAAGTTACATGCATGACTGAGACATTCCTAGCTGCCCGGAATATGTTGGATACAGCGACATGATAACGATACGTAAACTTAAAAAGAGCATTTATTGGGAAATTGTTATTTTTCTGGTGGAAAAAATAAAGTACGCATTATAGTAATTCAAACAGATTCTTCTCTACATTAGTATTTGGTTTGGCCACCTTTAGCTCCAATCACGGATTGCAGGCGACGAGACACACTTTCAACGAGGTTTCTGATATGTTGGGAGTTGATATTCATCCagacttttgacgtgggactacgtctaaccggaatatatggggcgtaaaatgaaaacataaacacagaacctgctggaaaaaaattaaagatttcgaatgcttataactcgaacattcatttatggatcggaaagatgtttgcatcaattgatagaaaatatttctacgcatctatcaaaaTTAATTAcaattaaaatgttatttatcctgagataagcaattgaataactgtaaaatctcaagcgttatctaaacgccctaactgccccattttgattggcctgatttagggtttccccaacacagcgatcaaacccaaggtgccttacattacatctcgtttgttcaaattctttacctacattgcaaatatgttgaatgcaatcgaattcgaaaattgtttcattcaatgtatatatgattcaaaacaaataaatgattactaagccaacggcattcccacgtcaaccttggcctagatataacccacccactTTTCCAAAGCTTCAAACAGTTTTTCGCGGTTGATGGCATTCCCCTTGTCGGCATTTTGACCCAAAATCGACCACAAATTTTCTGTTGGATTTAAGTCCGGGCTTTGTGGTGGCCgaggcccgaaatcttcgaagatgaaaaataaagaccgactctactttcagtagcttcgcttcgactagaactgatTCGGCACTtgcccacaacaaaaagtgacttgactagaaaatgaattgactagcgttgactagcgaggatgactggtgaactagtccagtcagtggttattttaaccgACTCGTctgatgaatacaaatctgcctcttcattcaactgacttcaatccacatttctactcccctaggaacgaaatttatacccacatacgcaatcttatttttacgtccatatgaagaggaacgaaaacatgatttctgatgcaaaaaaggagTTAATCCCATCAAttgacggtttattgtctacctatCGTGAACACAAGCCAACGAACATAGACatttataaaggtcctcgcgttagtattagtaaatagcgagcaaaatagcgcacacacactgcacgctattttatacgtgtgaataattttcgtgtactagctcacctgtagcgtatgtcaaaccacattgaattcaaacatcgatgcatgcatacgtacatgggagagagaaagagaggaacgactgactgtttagtcgttttgccggagaaactgcgtgaagaagccaaaattgattactaactgaatacgggtatagtcagtcagatagtcagctgactatcctcagttgactatgactatgcagagccctgatgGTTGCCATTCCAATAGCTTAACCCTTTTGGGCACGCATTTAAAGAATTTAAAGTATTTTGCAACACCATTAGCAAATGTCAGAAATCTATTCGATTGCGTTGGCAAGGTTTATCATCATATGACAACACacctatttttttcaattttgaatgatATAAAATTTCTGTGCAACgtggatatttttattttccaaaattcTGTGTCACAAAGGGTTAATACGTGAAGCACGGAAGTACGCAGTGGTTTTGCAAGCGGTATGTTTAGGATCGTtatctttttgaaaaaatgggtgggttatatctatgatataaccgcaaggttgatgtgggtccgttggcttagtaatcatttgttcatattgattaaattattgattgaatgataaaatgtttgaattcaattaaaatgTTTGAATTCAATCAACATGTTATGCCCGTGTCAGGACATTCcggaatgcaaaaaaaaaaacatgcgggtatTGAAGTACCCCCACACAGTGGTACGAAACTGAGAAAAGTCGAAAAAAAAGTCCTTTTCAAAATGGTACTATTCAACTATCACTAGAAACTGATCTTATAGTAACTTAACATCATAAAAATACATCGTGAAACTAAAATTAcgaaaattttcatacaaaGTTCGTCATTCataaagtcaaaaaaaaattacattattaACAACGTTTTTCCAAGTGTTATGATATGCATTCAAATGTGATAAAAGATATAAACAACGTGTCAAATTATTCGAATGGATGTACCACTCTTATAGCTTGATTACACATTTAAGGTTAGACACATTGAGAAAGGGAGAGGTAAAAGGAATCATGTTAAATTAgctgacattttttttataatagaaGCTCTAACAATGTTCAAGATGTTCTTTAGTATTTatattaaggcagtattctagtctagaaatttgaaaaaaaatttaaaaaaatcacaggagggttgtgcccgagacacgaccgcatagttgacgtaggattcctctaggctatctgttgattttggatatgtttgaagaattacatcgttaaattctttgataatgatttgatggctctgaaaagggccgttttgtttgtttgttgggtattgtttgttcactccaccagtgtttgccgagtgatgatgacagaaggatggtaaacagccgttggatggtgcgtatcagataaaagatactgaagtggaacgagatatgatgaaaaccactctctgtgatcctagacgagatgcctcctgtgatatgtatggatgaaataaagaaaaataactcaccaataccgaacacaattatcaattcttctcatcagtaaaaatatgttactttaatatagagaaaacatatttaaaatggaaaaggtaatttccttttataattttcactttctgagtgtttattcaatccaatgcgaattttaattggattcACAACACCTAAtaatatatgtagagcatatgggaaatcactttttctgatatttcttcacttttcccatttttctcgccgtataaacttccctcgggagaaaatgaacacaacaaaacagacatctTATACCaaatgacccgttctcgagcaggaacacaccttggtttccatttatgaaaattgaaataaatttttaacacaactgctagcaATTTTGGTTTTGGCTagcatatgtcgtcaatttcgaccaatccaGAAGTGGGTATTTGCGTTAGAATAAAAGGTAGATATTCTTCAATTGttagatagttagtttcatgacatatattattttcttcaatttaaaaaattgttattgagtgccgaaatcaattgaagcaaaaattttatcaatccatcatgaaatgactgagtaataagcgtttgagattggacaattttcacgatgtactcaattttcgattttcaatttgtaccccaatatgttcccgaaaaaaaaagttcaaaagttttctttttatatattaggcatCCAAGAATAAATTCTAGAAAGAACTTtacgaaaatctcattatttaccgagttatagccattaTACTGATGAggtatctaatctagtacggcTATACAACCTGTTTGTATCTCTCTattgcatgaaccaataaaaaatctatctttaaaaaatcagaaaacgtatgaaaaaacgttaaaaatcagtaagatttttttgtttctataagCAAAATACCTGATATTCTATTTACGATGTGCatttatcgatgtttgagttcacggtgggtaagcAATGCAGCCGTCCATctatggtgtaactacttttttgcatcagaaatcaagttttcatttcactttatatggacgttaaaataagattgtgtacaccGGAAACGAGATTCTTGTCAGGGTGGAATAATAGTAGTGGATTGAAGCCATGTTGAATGaaaaggcagatttgtattcattcgtcaCGCCAATAAGAATAACCATttactagaatagttcatcagtcatcctcgcacgctcgtcaattcatttctagtcaattcaagtcatattgacggcgaatgccgaactAGTCCTAGTCGAAACGAAACGACTGAGAGAAGAGTctctttcgaaaattttgaacagTGCTGTTAACATTTCGAATCAATGGCCGTTATTGGGCAAATCCAGCAGTCTTTTGCGCACAGTTCGTTCGGAGATATTCAAGTCAGTATTTTTACGAATCATTCGGCTGATTGCGAGAGGACTTTTAGCCACTTCTCGAGAAATTCTGCGATCATCGTTGATTGTAGTTTTCTGCTTCCTTTCTCTACCGGTCCGATCCGCTACGCTTCCTAGTTCATCATGCTTTTTGTATATTATTCGTGCTTTTGCTTCATTTAAATCATATTTTCAAGTTTCTCTATAAGAAAAACCTTCCTGAAGGTTTTGAACTATAAGTTTACGAATATTTACGGAAACTTGTTTTCCCCCATCTTATCAGATTAAACCGCGCACTAATAATGATAAACGAATAATCAAACACATTATTTTAACATTTCTTTGCAGGAACAGGAGTATTTTTTTAGACTTATGAGAGGTAGggaaatgttaaaaaaaattcagagaAATAGTAATCTGATTATGTTACCAAAAATGCGTACTTTATATTCACCAATCGAAAATAGAGACAAAATTATTACACCAATCGTTTGTAAATCAATAATACTACAATTTATCTGAATTTATCGAGTTCATATACCATTTTTTCCTGTTGGGTACATTTTCCATTGCGACCAATTTTTTAATCTATTGTCGCGGATACCTTATATTagaaaagataaaaaagttCAACATTAAGATAGTAGGTGCGTACTTTATTTTGTCCAGTACTGTATTTCAACCACATGTGGGGATTTGGAGGACCACTTAAGTCCAGGTTttggttatatttttcatgattCCAGCTTGtaaatgaatttaatgaatttaaagtTATAGTAAGCTTATTTCATAGAACCAACGAATAAACGAAATATTTCCAGCCCTATTTAGAAACCGCCGCAAAGTGTGCAATTATTACGAGTGGAAATGCGACAGCGGGCAGTGCATCGAGTCCCATCAGCTGTGTGATGGAGTTGTCGACTGCAAGGACAAATCGGACGAAACCTCGAAAGCGTGTGCCTTCATTCGGTGCCCGAGTTATGCTTTCCGGTGTCAATACGGTGGCTGTGTCGACGGGAATGCTATGTGTAATGGGATTAAGGAGTGTGCGGACAGTTCCGATGAACATCTGCACTGTCCGGGATACAGGGAAGCACTCTTTACATCCGGGAATTGTTCGTAAGAAAACTTTGGGCttagaataaagggtgtgtcacatcaaattgcatcacggaaaaaacgctgtagaaattcgcccagtagaccgatccttttgaaaattttagacagtaaaataaaaactaataaacaacttttggcattttccatttttcatacttcgagcccaagcccgtaggctcgtaccttcctctttaccccgtccataaggttctgtacaacgtcaggttgtagttttttttgaacagaaatccattttctcttgaagtccgcctccgatttgacaacttttgggttcttccggagggcctgcatcataatcgcccaatatttctctattgggcgaagctccggcgcgttgggcgggttcatttcctttggcacgaaggtgaccccgttggcttcgtaccactccaacccgtcctttgaatagtggcacgaagcgagatccggccagaagatggtcgggccctcatgctgcttcaatagtggtagtaagcgcttctgtaggcactccttaaggtaaccctacccgtttaccgtgccggtcatcacgaagggggcgctccgctttccgcaagagcagatcgcttgccacaccatgtactttttggcaaacttggatagtttctgcttgcgaatctcctccggaacgctgaatttgtcctctgcggagaagaacaacaggcccggcagctgacgaaagtccgctttgacgtaggtttcgtcgtccattaccaggcaatgcggcttcgtcagcatttcggtgtacagcttccgggctcgcgtcttccccaccatgttttgccttccgtcgcggttaggagccttctgaaccttgtatgtacgcaggccctcccgatgcttggtccgctggacgaatgaacttgacaaattcagcttattggcgacatcccggaccgaacttctcggatcacgtctaaactgcttaactacgcgcttgtgatctttttcaatgacggagcatcaatttttgccgttcttcaccttccggtcgatggttaggttctcgaactATCGTtgtagtactctgctgaccgttgattggacgattcccagcatcttaccgatgtcccgatgtgacaactccggattctcgaaatgagtgcacaggattaattcacgacgctctttttcgttcgacgacatttttccaaatttacgaaaaattgaaagtgaagcatggccaacgtgatctatacactcttatctgattttaaagcgaaagttgaagatataattcctaaaaattaaatttctacagcgttttttccgtgatgcaatttgatgtgacacaccctttaatgtaaAACAAAGGATCAATAATATAACGCTCATTTCAGGAGCACCGAATTTCAGTGCAAATCGGGCCAGTGCATCCCAAGTGATGGTGTGTGCGATGGAATATCAAACTGCGATGACGAGTCCGACGAACGTCGAAAGATCTGCAGTTTGACCTTCTGTCCTTCGTTTTCTTTTCGCTGCAGCTATGGTGCATGTATTGGGGGATACTCAAAATGCGACGGGATCATAGACTGTCGAGATGGATCTGATGAAGACGAAGTTCTTTGTGGTAAGCCCGCGCCTACAACAACTCCAAAACCGATGCGAACGACAACGACGACCACAACGACTACAACCCCATCGCCTCTAGTCACCGGACCGCCGGGTTCCTGTCTTGTGCCAGCACAGCCACAGAACGGACGAGTGGTGCTCGATGAAACCGTGCAAGATATTTTAATCGGCTCCGGAGAGTTCATCGAAAATTTCAACTCCGTACATGTGTTGTGCGATGATAAATACACCATCAAAGGAACTGCAACTATTGTTTGTTTGGATGGAGAATGGTTGGATCCATTCCCCATTTGCGAGCGTTAGTCTAAcaaaatttactttttgtttctgAACAGCATTTAATAATACTTTCCATTGTTAGGATACTGTTCGGAAATTCCCATCAATGGAATCACCGTTCAGCCGTTCTGTGAATACCAGCGGAAGCAAATTTCCTGCAAACGGCCACTCCCTCCAACGACAAGAGCGCGAATAGACTGCAAGATCGGTTATCAAAAACCGACCGGATCAATCAACGAAACACTTACCTGCGAAAATGGAGTCTGGGACAGTTCGGTGTTCCGCTGTGAACCGGTGTGTGGTACTCCGACTCCTGACGCCGAAGCCTATATTATTGGGGGCAGAAATGCCAGTATAGCTGAGGTCCCTTGGCACGCGGGGATATATCGCAACTTGGAGAACGATACTCTGGACGACATCCGTTCGGAGGACTGGCACTACATCTGCGGTGGTACAATTCTCACGGAACGATTGGTCGTCACCGCCGCACACTGTTTCTGGGACGTAACCTCTTTCCATAATGTTAGGTCGTTCCTTATCACGGTGGGCAAATATCGACGAGATTTGAGCTCCATAGAACCTCTCCCTGCTCAAGTACTACGCGTACAGGAACTCGTCACACAGCCTCAGTATCAGGATTTTTCCGGATATTACAACCTGGACATAGCGGTTGTTGTGTTGAGTGACTTCATCGTGTTTAAATCACATATACGACCGATTTGTTTGGACAGAAACTTGAGGACCGAAAGCGAAAAGCGGATAAAACCGAACAGTTTAGGACGGGTAGCAGGCTGGGGATTAACGACATCCGGTGGGGAGCTGAGTCCCAATCTCAAAGTCGTTGAGATTGGAACCGTTGATTACTACACATGTCGAGACCATTCGCCCGTTTCCTACCGACCGTTCTTGACAGGGGATAAGTTCTGTGCAGGAGATCCTCTAACGGGTAAGTAAACCATGGAATGAAGGACACTGGCCCTATGCACAGAGATATCTCTATGTAGGGCCATTGACCTTCAGTTCTACTCAAACGAAAGAGAATTTATATCCAATTTCTCGATTAATGATCAACTCTTCCACAGGTACCAGCGTTTGCCAGGGTGATAGTGGTGGAGGGTTCGCGTTGGGCCGAGACGCCTCAGGTGAAACTCTGTACTACCTGTACGGAGTGGTCAGTTCAGCACCTCGATCTGCCAGTGGGAGCTGTGATAACAACAAATATGTAGCGTTCACTGAAGTACAGAACTACATGCCAATGATTCTGGACGTTGAAAGTCGGTTCCCAGTTGTATGAGAAATGCGCGAAAGAAGAATAAAATAGCCATACTTGATGTACTTGGTTGAACcaaactttattttatttttatttttttcatcggaATGTATTATACGCGGGTCAACCTAATTTTGCAGATTCCGATTGTTATTCAggtaattttattcaattcattaaTCTTTTttgtcatcttggatttttgcCGCCTTTTATTAAGCCCTACTGGATCAATAATATAAAAGAATACCCACCTCACCTTATCCCATAAAAAAGcgtattatatataaaaaaaatatcaaatatacgCAATCAATTCTACAAAAACACCTTTATCTGAGATCAGAGCTGCACGAAGCATAGAAAACAATGTATAGGCagttaagcatttcaagattttGACACAATCTTTAGAAGATCATGCGTTTACCAACGAGTCAAATAAGCCTAAACTTACAGTGATTCGATTTATACACAAACGAAAACTAAGCGATATATTTCTTCCGCGATAGTTTGAGATTTTATAATTTACTCTATGATTCATGTGTTTCGTGGGTTGATTTGGTCGTTCTGTGTCTGCCCCTTCCGCCGGTCACCGATTAGAAAATGGGTCGGCCGTGTTCAGAACTCTCTGAAGTGTCGAGGTTAGTGTTGGTTAATTCGATAGAGTTGGCTCTCTCTTTTTCACTTGGATGGGTTAGTCACTCGAG from Toxorhynchites rutilus septentrionalis strain SRP chromosome 3, ASM2978413v1, whole genome shotgun sequence encodes:
- the LOC129777269 gene encoding modular serine protease, which encodes MYKPYDGIACRSILSIWIVAALIAPSEQQFQSLFRNRRKVCNYYEWKCDSGQCIESHQLCDGVVDCKDKSDETSKACAFIRCPSYAFRCQYGGCVDGNAMCNGIKECADSSDEHLHCPGYREALFTSGNCSSTEFQCKSGQCIPSDGVCDGISNCDDESDERRKICSLTFCPSFSFRCSYGACIGGYSKCDGIIDCRDGSDEDEVLCGKPAPTTTPKPMRTTTTTTTTTTPSPLVTGPPGSCLVPAQPQNGRVVLDETVQDILIGSGEFIENFNSVHVLCDDKYTIKGTATIVCLDGEWLDPFPICERYCSEIPINGITVQPFCEYQRKQISCKRPLPPTTRARIDCKIGYQKPTGSINETLTCENGVWDSSVFRCEPVCGTPTPDAEAYIIGGRNASIAEVPWHAGIYRNLENDTLDDIRSEDWHYICGGTILTERLVVTAAHCFWDVTSFHNVRSFLITVGKYRRDLSSIEPLPAQVLRVQELVTQPQYQDFSGYYNLDIAVVVLSDFIVFKSHIRPICLDRNLRTESEKRIKPNSLGRVAGWGLTTSGGELSPNLKVVEIGTVDYYTCRDHSPVSYRPFLTGDKFCAGDPLTGTSVCQGDSGGGFALGRDASGETLYYLYGVVSSAPRSASGSCDNNKYVAFTEVQNYMPMILDVESRFPVV